One Flavobacteriales bacterium DNA segment encodes these proteins:
- a CDS encoding PIN domain-containing protein produces MNYLLDTHVLLWIMTGDKRVDPAMLDKIEDPRATVYISNASLWEIVIKMSIGKLKLNCSLFELRDYLLERGFHILEFDFNDLHTLEKLPFLHQDPFDRMIIAQAKSKELELMTNDRQVASYL; encoded by the coding sequence ATGAACTACCTGCTCGATACCCACGTACTGCTTTGGATAATGACGGGTGATAAACGGGTTGACCCAGCCATGCTTGATAAGATCGAAGATCCACGGGCAACCGTGTATATCAGCAATGCAAGCCTTTGGGAGATCGTGATCAAAATGAGCATCGGAAAACTGAAATTGAACTGTAGCCTCTTTGAACTGAGAGACTACCTTTTGGAACGTGGTTTCCATATCCTTGAATTCGATTTCAACGACCTCCATACACTTGAAAAACTCCCATTCCTGCACCAGGACCCATTTGATAGAATGATCATTGCACAGGCAAAGTCCAAAGAGTTGGAGCTGATGACCAACGACCGACAGGTTGCATCTTATTTATGA
- a CDS encoding DUF2281 domain-containing protein, which produces MNIDSVKVELIDWIAQLNDKNSINRILTLKKKLTPSGHRSEKRIFGSGKHLIEFIADDFDEPLDQFKDYTK; this is translated from the coding sequence ATGAACATTGACTCCGTAAAAGTTGAACTGATAGACTGGATAGCCCAGTTGAACGATAAGAACTCCATTAACCGAATTCTCACCTTGAAAAAGAAACTGACCCCAAGTGGGCACAGATCGGAAAAACGGATTTTCGGTTCTGGGAAACATCTTATCGAATTCATAGCAGACGATTTTGACGAACCGTTGGATCAGTTCAAGGACTACACGAAATGA
- a CDS encoding uracil phosphoribosyltransferase: protein MTKILGGHGSLFDQFIGEIRNVDVQNDRMRFRRNLERIGELMAYEISKELEWKTGTVTTPLGEAELPLSTEQPVLATILRAGLPLHQGLLNYFDHADNAFISAYRMNHQEDGSFDVKVEYLASPSVEGKVVILSDPMLATGASMVLAHKALLKRGHPKHVHVVVAIASREGMEYCQRHLPKNCSLWIGALDEELTAHSYIVPGLGDAGDLAYGSKE from the coding sequence ATGACGAAGATCCTTGGCGGCCATGGTTCGCTTTTCGACCAGTTTATCGGAGAGATACGCAACGTGGATGTACAGAACGACCGCATGCGTTTCAGACGGAATCTGGAACGGATCGGTGAGTTGATGGCCTACGAGATAAGCAAGGAACTGGAATGGAAAACGGGAACGGTGACAACCCCATTGGGCGAGGCCGAACTTCCGCTCAGTACGGAGCAGCCTGTGCTGGCCACCATCCTGCGGGCAGGATTACCCTTGCACCAAGGGCTGCTCAATTACTTCGACCATGCCGACAATGCCTTTATCTCTGCGTACCGCATGAACCATCAGGAAGACGGTTCGTTTGATGTGAAGGTGGAATACCTCGCCAGCCCATCGGTTGAGGGAAAAGTGGTGATCCTCTCCGACCCCATGCTTGCCACAGGTGCCTCCATGGTGCTGGCACACAAAGCATTGCTAAAGCGGGGCCACCCGAAACATGTGCATGTGGTGGTGGCCATTGCAAGCCGCGAGGGAATGGAATACTGCCAGCGGCATCTGCCAAAGAACTGTTCGCTGTGGATAGGTGCGTTGGACGAGGAACTGACGGCACACTCGTATATCGTGCCAGGGCTGGGCGATGCGGGTGACCTTGCTTACGGAAGCAAGGAATGA